The following coding sequences lie in one Ostrea edulis chromosome 8, xbOstEdul1.1, whole genome shotgun sequence genomic window:
- the LOC130049587 gene encoding E3 ubiquitin-protein ligase TRIM63-like: MNITPRIGRENMCSTHQDRKLELFCNDHEEPCCAMCVSTVHRTCESVDAIQKTAETLIEILSHNFDSLSEDIHILENKLVDAKKEQERFVTEMDAKADQITENTTREIRVAINHLQYLKNEYLTKMPTAGKRNKEKY; the protein is encoded by the coding sequence ATGAATATTACACCGAGAATTGGTAGAGAAAATATGTGTTCAACACATCAGGATAGAAAACTAGAGCTATTCTGTAACGATCACGAAGAGCCATGCTGCGCAATGTGTGTCAGTACGGTACACAGAACATGCGAAAGTGTTGATGCTATACAGAAAACTGCTGAGACTCTCATAGAGATTCTTAGTCATAATTTCGACAGCCTGTCAGAAGACATACACATTCTTGAAAACAAATTAGTAGATGCAAAGAAGGAACAAGAAAGGTTCGTTACAGAAATGGATGCTAAAGCAGACCAGATTACAGAAAATACCACGAGAGAAATTCGCGTTGCTATTAATCACTTGCAGTATCTGAAAAATGAGTATCTAACGAAAATGCCTACTGCTGGAAAGAGAAATAAGGAAAAATACTAA